A window from Agrobacterium tumefaciens encodes these proteins:
- a CDS encoding amino acid ABC transporter substrate-binding protein, which yields MSSQGFIGGVVRSTIAAALLASATLSGTAHAGPTLDKINQRGTIKVGVGTTPGFFSPDSNGRWQGFFIDYGRALSIAVFGNPDKVEFTNSSPQQRLPALQSGEFDVLLSGVTVTVTRAFKLGFHFGPTIFYDGQGILVRKDLGVTKAADLDGATIGAQSGTTGELNVADFFRKTGKKFTPVTIEDTGQFIAALESGRVDAITQDSSDLVGKRTQLKKPDDYIVLPERLSKEPLAPAIAGGDDRWLEVVNWTVNATIQAEEWGITSKNVDEFLKSPDPAIQRFLGVDPSLGEAIGLDPKWAYNIIKTVGNYGEIFDRHLKPLGWDRGYNRLWTDGGLLYSPPFR from the coding sequence ATGTCATCTCAGGGATTTATCGGCGGCGTCGTCAGATCGACCATTGCCGCGGCGCTGCTGGCGTCCGCAACATTGTCCGGCACGGCCCATGCCGGCCCGACACTGGACAAGATCAATCAGCGCGGTACGATCAAGGTCGGGGTCGGCACGACGCCGGGCTTCTTCTCGCCGGACAGCAACGGTCGCTGGCAGGGCTTCTTCATCGATTACGGCCGCGCGCTCTCCATCGCCGTCTTCGGCAATCCGGACAAGGTCGAATTCACCAACTCCTCTCCCCAGCAGCGCCTGCCTGCGCTGCAGAGCGGTGAATTCGACGTCCTGCTTTCGGGTGTCACGGTAACCGTTACCCGCGCCTTCAAGCTCGGCTTCCATTTTGGTCCGACGATTTTCTATGATGGCCAGGGCATTCTGGTCCGCAAGGATCTTGGTGTCACCAAGGCCGCCGATCTGGACGGCGCCACCATCGGCGCCCAGAGCGGCACGACCGGCGAACTCAACGTTGCCGACTTCTTCCGCAAGACCGGCAAGAAATTCACGCCGGTCACGATCGAGGATACCGGACAGTTTATCGCGGCGCTGGAGTCCGGACGCGTCGATGCCATCACGCAGGATTCCTCCGATCTCGTCGGCAAGCGTACCCAGTTGAAGAAGCCTGACGACTACATCGTTCTGCCCGAACGGCTGTCGAAGGAGCCGCTGGCACCCGCCATTGCCGGCGGTGACGACCGCTGGCTGGAAGTCGTGAACTGGACCGTCAACGCCACCATCCAGGCGGAAGAATGGGGCATTACGTCCAAGAACGTCGATGAGTTTCTGAAGTCTCCCGACCCGGCAATCCAGCGCTTCCTCGGCGTCGATCCTTCGCTTGGCGAGGCCATCGGCCTTGATCCCAAATGGGCCTATAACATCATCAAGACGGTCGGCAACTATGGTGAAATCTTCGACCGGCATCTGAAGCCGCTCGGCTGGGATCGCGGCTACAATCGCCTCTGGACCGATGGCGGCCTGCTTTATTCGCCACCCTTCCGTTGA
- a CDS encoding amidohydrolase, with translation MTYLDIIERTVATQSDNLKSVSDAIWSFAEIRYEETRSAALLADELEKAGFDVTRNAGNIETAFVASYGDGQPVVAILGEFDALTGLSQKSGVTHHDPVVAGGNGHGCGHNLLGTGALAAILALKACKDELGLAGTIRYYGCPAEEGGGGKAYMAREGLFSDVDVAFTWHPWDENLAYNARMLATNQLYFSFRGTSAHAGFEPHLGRSALDAVELTNVGCNYLREHIIQDGRIHYAITDTGGRAPNVVQAQAQVLYKIRAPRMDQVRDITERVKDVARGAALMTGTELEITFDAASADLVPNVTLARMMHQEFEKIGVAGFSNSEKDFAGNIQKTLSSEVQARIAKRSKVLSEDLNAFEEVPTFLHGSTDVGDVSWLVPTGQVYVATEAYGTPPHTWQMVSQGTSGYAHKGMLQAGKVLAASAVRALTDPELITKAKDEHREQLAGESYIPLIPADATPQRLR, from the coding sequence ATGACCTATCTCGACATTATCGAACGGACCGTCGCCACCCAATCTGACAATCTGAAGTCGGTGTCCGATGCAATCTGGTCCTTTGCGGAAATCCGTTATGAAGAGACACGCTCGGCAGCACTTCTGGCGGATGAACTGGAAAAAGCCGGCTTTGACGTCACGCGCAATGCCGGCAATATAGAGACAGCTTTTGTAGCCAGTTATGGCGATGGCCAGCCGGTCGTTGCGATACTGGGCGAATTTGATGCGCTGACAGGCCTCAGCCAGAAAAGCGGCGTTACCCATCACGATCCCGTCGTCGCAGGCGGCAATGGGCATGGCTGTGGTCACAACCTGTTGGGCACCGGCGCGCTCGCCGCCATTCTTGCCCTCAAGGCCTGCAAGGACGAACTGGGGCTGGCGGGCACGATCCGTTATTATGGTTGCCCAGCCGAAGAAGGCGGTGGCGGCAAAGCGTATATGGCGCGCGAAGGATTGTTCTCCGATGTCGATGTGGCTTTCACCTGGCATCCGTGGGATGAAAACCTTGCCTATAACGCCCGCATGCTGGCAACCAACCAGCTCTATTTCTCCTTCCGGGGAACGAGTGCTCATGCAGGTTTTGAACCTCACCTGGGACGCTCGGCGCTGGACGCCGTCGAACTGACCAATGTCGGCTGCAACTATCTGCGCGAACATATCATTCAGGATGGCCGCATTCACTATGCCATCACCGATACCGGCGGACGGGCACCGAATGTGGTGCAGGCGCAGGCGCAGGTGCTTTACAAGATACGCGCGCCGCGGATGGATCAGGTCCGCGACATCACCGAACGGGTGAAGGATGTCGCTCGCGGTGCAGCCCTGATGACAGGCACCGAGCTTGAGATTACTTTCGACGCCGCCTCGGCAGACCTTGTGCCCAACGTCACTCTGGCGCGCATGATGCATCAGGAGTTCGAAAAAATCGGCGTCGCCGGTTTTTCCAACAGCGAAAAGGATTTTGCTGGAAATATCCAGAAGACATTATCCAGTGAAGTTCAGGCCCGCATTGCCAAACGTAGCAAAGTCCTTTCGGAGGATCTGAACGCCTTTGAAGAGGTGCCTACTTTCCTGCACGGCTCGACCGATGTCGGTGACGTCAGCTGGCTCGTTCCGACGGGTCAGGTATATGTTGCGACCGAGGCTTACGGCACGCCGCCGCACACCTGGCAGATGGTCTCGCAGGGAACTTCGGGTTATGCCCACAAGGGTATGTTGCAAGCCGGCAAGGTTCTTGCCGCCTCTGCCGTGCGTGCGCTGACTGATCCGGAACTGATCACCAAGGCGAAGGACGAACACCGCGAGCAACTGGCCGGAGAAAGCTATATCCCGCTGATACCGGCAGATGCCACACCGCAACGTCTTCGCTGA
- a CDS encoding MFS transporter encodes MFSKIQRRHVIIGMLFLCWVVGFIDKTAINIAIIPISEEFGLSPDHQGMIISAFFLAYSMTQLIGGYLVDRFGARRVLSSAVAVWSLGTAVSGAVHNAVGLAAARAVTGAGEAVFPAGGSVAITEHFEKSQMARAKSVLQSGASVGFAVGSIVITALIAAHSWQMMFFVLGGVGLLLSAALFFVMKPANDAPVVKEKVAKVSEKKRIGALLKNSLTWKITLVYFFTNIVFWGLQSWLPSYWVKVKGMSMVQMGAYSMIPPALGFISFLTCGWLLDRFFHQKEKYLICIGSAVSAIFIYLMANEESIPLAFAYLTVSNVFLNAISISVFVSIMKHFPQNTVGTATGLINSLAQLGSFASPMLIGAILSATNQNYGIAFSVIVACAVLVCVIATTFPAVHGNKPVEQTA; translated from the coding sequence ATGTTTTCAAAAATACAGCGTCGTCATGTCATCATAGGAATGTTGTTCCTGTGCTGGGTCGTGGGTTTCATCGACAAGACCGCCATCAATATCGCGATCATTCCCATCAGCGAGGAGTTCGGCCTTTCCCCTGATCATCAGGGTATGATCATCAGTGCCTTTTTCCTGGCCTATTCGATGACGCAGCTGATTGGCGGCTACCTGGTGGACCGCTTCGGGGCGCGGCGCGTGCTGAGTTCCGCCGTAGCGGTCTGGTCGCTGGGAACGGCCGTATCAGGTGCTGTTCACAACGCCGTAGGCCTTGCTGCGGCACGCGCCGTGACCGGCGCCGGCGAGGCAGTCTTTCCCGCAGGCGGCTCCGTGGCGATCACCGAACACTTCGAGAAGTCGCAAATGGCGCGCGCCAAGTCGGTCCTCCAGTCAGGAGCGTCAGTTGGTTTTGCGGTTGGTTCCATCGTCATTACCGCTTTGATCGCGGCACACAGCTGGCAGATGATGTTCTTTGTCCTCGGCGGCGTCGGGCTTCTCCTCTCGGCAGCGCTATTCTTCGTCATGAAGCCGGCGAACGACGCGCCTGTCGTCAAGGAGAAGGTGGCGAAGGTTTCGGAAAAGAAGCGCATCGGTGCGCTGTTGAAAAACTCGCTGACTTGGAAGATCACGCTGGTTTATTTCTTCACCAACATCGTGTTCTGGGGTCTGCAGTCATGGCTGCCATCCTACTGGGTGAAGGTCAAGGGCATGAGCATGGTGCAAATGGGCGCCTACTCGATGATCCCACCGGCGCTGGGCTTCATCTCGTTCCTGACCTGCGGCTGGCTGCTCGACCGCTTCTTCCACCAGAAGGAAAAGTATCTCATCTGCATCGGCTCAGCCGTATCGGCGATATTCATCTATCTCATGGCCAATGAGGAATCCATTCCGCTCGCCTTCGCCTATCTGACGGTTTCGAACGTTTTCCTGAATGCGATCTCGATCAGCGTGTTCGTCAGCATCATGAAGCATTTCCCGCAGAACACAGTGGGTACAGCAACGGGTCTGATCAATTCGCTCGCGCAGCTCGGCTCGTTTGCATCTCCCATGCTGATCGGAGCCATCCTTTCGGCAACCAATCAAAATTACGGGATTGCGTTTTCGGTGATCGTTGCCTGCGCAGTTCTCGTCTGCGTTATCGCCACCACCTTTCCCGCCGTTCACGGCAACAAGCCTGTCGAACAGACCGCCTGA
- a CDS encoding helix-turn-helix domain-containing protein, producing MEITLSSHPELSRMQHEGVLRFEDVDVETEQTVALLSHIIERSDDTFRLVIDHSYFTAKRTIFEVSAEHGEQVTTRVVAAVQEAVIAVQTKTVEMLASVNAAVINSLDDQEIVHSVLAEVMNVLPHADAGVFRLFDEESGYLNPVSHQGLPDDYTHYRLQPNESVSGEVFVTGVPAIHNGRQNIIDAHRVMSPESQSFMERSKIANALLCVPVAAEGKRLGTLTTLCFSPRGAFSPFDRTVLESLAAQVAVAYKRSLTYKNAIATSSRLEKMRSDLASKNAELDRAVELHDKLLRIFSTSGSLVERLDLVAGLFGVEFRFENVLGVDHRSQGWTDHRDSLEQIVEVAEAPVGFFHFRPIEDVLFQRALFGTLSAFVALDFVRDMSRLDVLNASKRAYFEDILKGVDSRGRLDHFGFRLERFHQILVAKVSGPLSPDARLSLHRSQTNLQNAIKLSNALIFHQDDQIIIVFSASTAAALARNLNAMMDRVLHLDIQMGASVVYDLTEFHSMAKTQAQRAAECLVRRGQSGILSHQDMGIEALLSGRDRHEIIDFVHEVLAPLLHDQKHEFLFETLRSYVREGKSATRTAAYLKIHNNTLYQRLARIETLTGRKISNAEDFTLLSVACQLYSTYSG from the coding sequence TTGGAAATTACGCTGTCTTCTCATCCGGAGCTGAGCAGAATGCAGCACGAAGGCGTGCTGCGCTTTGAAGATGTCGACGTGGAAACTGAGCAGACAGTCGCCCTGCTGTCCCACATAATTGAGCGAAGCGACGACACGTTCCGTTTGGTGATCGACCACTCCTATTTTACGGCAAAACGCACGATTTTCGAGGTTTCCGCCGAGCACGGCGAACAGGTCACCACGCGGGTCGTTGCTGCCGTTCAGGAGGCGGTCATTGCCGTACAGACCAAGACCGTGGAAATGCTGGCATCTGTCAATGCCGCGGTGATCAACTCCCTGGACGATCAGGAAATTGTCCATAGTGTCCTTGCTGAGGTAATGAACGTGCTGCCGCATGCGGATGCCGGCGTCTTTCGGCTGTTCGACGAGGAAAGCGGTTATCTTAACCCGGTGTCGCATCAAGGGTTGCCGGATGACTATACGCATTACCGCTTGCAGCCGAATGAATCCGTCTCCGGCGAGGTCTTCGTAACCGGTGTCCCTGCCATTCACAATGGAAGGCAGAACATCATTGATGCCCACCGTGTGATGAGCCCCGAAAGCCAGTCTTTCATGGAACGGTCGAAGATTGCCAACGCCTTGCTTTGCGTGCCTGTTGCCGCGGAAGGCAAGCGCCTTGGCACATTGACCACATTGTGCTTTTCACCGCGCGGCGCCTTCTCGCCGTTTGACCGTACGGTTTTGGAATCATTGGCTGCTCAGGTTGCCGTCGCGTATAAGCGTTCGCTCACCTATAAGAACGCTATCGCGACATCGAGCCGGCTTGAAAAAATGCGGAGCGACCTGGCAAGCAAGAATGCCGAACTCGACCGCGCCGTGGAGTTGCACGACAAGCTTTTACGTATTTTTTCCACCAGCGGAAGTCTGGTAGAGCGGCTGGATCTGGTTGCAGGCTTGTTCGGCGTCGAGTTTCGATTTGAGAACGTGCTCGGCGTCGACCACCGGTCCCAAGGCTGGACAGATCACCGCGACAGTCTAGAGCAGATCGTTGAAGTCGCTGAAGCCCCCGTGGGTTTTTTTCATTTCCGCCCCATTGAGGATGTGCTCTTTCAACGGGCGCTTTTCGGCACGCTTTCTGCGTTCGTGGCATTGGATTTTGTCCGCGACATGTCGAGGCTCGATGTCCTGAACGCAAGCAAGAGAGCCTATTTCGAGGATATTTTGAAAGGCGTCGATAGTCGTGGCCGCCTCGACCATTTCGGGTTCCGGTTGGAGCGCTTCCATCAGATCCTTGTCGCGAAAGTGTCTGGTCCACTTTCGCCTGACGCTCGACTGTCTCTCCACAGGTCTCAAACAAATCTGCAGAACGCGATCAAGCTGTCGAATGCGCTTATTTTTCATCAGGACGATCAGATTATCATAGTCTTCTCCGCGTCCACTGCGGCTGCACTTGCCAGAAATCTCAACGCCATGATGGACAGGGTGTTGCACCTTGATATCCAGATGGGCGCAAGCGTGGTTTACGACCTGACCGAATTCCACTCGATGGCGAAAACTCAGGCGCAACGAGCTGCCGAATGCCTCGTGCGGCGCGGACAGTCAGGGATATTGTCACATCAGGATATGGGGATCGAAGCTCTGTTGAGTGGACGCGACCGGCATGAAATCATCGACTTTGTCCATGAGGTTCTTGCTCCGCTTCTTCACGACCAGAAACACGAATTTCTCTTTGAGACCTTGCGCAGCTATGTACGAGAGGGAAAATCCGCCACGCGCACAGCTGCCTATCTGAAGATACATAACAATACGCTGTATCAACGACTTGCCAGAATCGAAACGCTGACCGGCCGAAAAATTTCGAACGCAGAAGACTTCACGCTTTTAAGCGTCGCGTGCCAGCTTTATTCAACTTACTCCGGCTGA
- a CDS encoding EAL domain-containing protein produces the protein MRARRWRVIAVGIVLALLGAALPIAAMAWTSWRVAVQKELDILDLVAQRALARAGNTFKEAQGALEAIEAAHLPACSDQHIAQMRIVTINVPSIEEIGYFENDVIKCTSWGGTTGTISKSHVDYVTPEGIEVTLRIEPAVSHGDRMTSLHLGHHNALVAPSRFVDIMLRDGMALALLNDQEQVISTQNQPDADIVVALAAQASRGINDASLYSVVKDGGLTAVVLEPRAAIREKLARELIVLLPIGVFIASFIVGIIVWMSRKRLSPQAELEIAVRKREFVVHYQPIIDLKTHICVGAEALVRWRRPDGTLVRPDLFIPLAEETGLIEPITDQVVEAIIADIGSILVADRTLHIAVNLCAEDVKTGRILEFIDQRLKPAGIRKQQIWLEATERGFIDIDAARITLDRARKAGHSVAIDDFGTGYSSLQYLQGLPLDALKIDKSFVDTIGRNTATSTVTLHIIGMARELGLFSVAEGIETEEQAAYLREHGVDFGQGWLFSRPLPAEKFIVFQRHNKSAYGAAPEVIQATPVEKAEKSPSL, from the coding sequence ATGCGGGCTCGACGTTGGCGTGTAATAGCCGTGGGGATAGTTCTGGCCCTGCTGGGAGCAGCACTTCCCATTGCCGCCATGGCCTGGACCTCCTGGCGGGTCGCCGTCCAAAAGGAACTCGACATTCTGGACCTCGTTGCCCAAAGGGCACTCGCGCGCGCCGGCAATACATTCAAGGAAGCGCAAGGCGCACTGGAAGCAATTGAAGCCGCGCATCTTCCTGCGTGTTCGGATCAACACATCGCGCAAATGCGGATCGTGACGATCAACGTCCCGTCGATCGAGGAGATCGGCTATTTCGAAAACGACGTCATCAAATGTACCTCCTGGGGCGGCACCACGGGAACCATCTCAAAGTCCCATGTCGACTACGTCACGCCCGAAGGCATCGAAGTAACATTGCGGATTGAGCCGGCCGTCAGCCATGGCGACCGGATGACCAGTCTGCACCTCGGCCATCATAACGCGCTCGTCGCCCCTTCCCGCTTTGTCGACATCATGCTGCGAGACGGAATGGCCCTTGCGCTCCTCAACGATCAGGAGCAGGTCATCAGCACGCAGAACCAGCCGGATGCGGACATTGTTGTCGCACTCGCGGCGCAGGCGAGCCGAGGGATCAACGATGCCTCGCTCTATTCGGTTGTAAAAGACGGTGGGCTGACGGCGGTCGTTCTCGAACCGAGAGCGGCGATCCGAGAGAAACTCGCACGCGAGCTGATCGTTCTTTTACCGATCGGAGTATTCATTGCATCCTTTATCGTCGGCATAATCGTGTGGATGTCGCGCAAGCGGTTGTCGCCACAGGCTGAATTGGAAATCGCGGTCCGGAAGCGTGAATTTGTCGTCCATTATCAGCCGATTATCGACCTCAAGACCCATATATGCGTTGGCGCGGAGGCACTCGTCCGCTGGAGACGGCCAGACGGCACACTTGTCAGGCCAGATCTTTTCATTCCCCTCGCCGAGGAAACGGGATTGATAGAGCCGATCACCGATCAGGTGGTCGAGGCCATTATTGCAGACATCGGCTCGATACTCGTCGCGGATCGCACCCTGCACATCGCCGTCAATCTCTGTGCCGAGGATGTCAAAACCGGACGAATTCTGGAGTTCATCGACCAGCGTCTGAAACCTGCCGGTATCCGCAAGCAGCAAATCTGGCTCGAAGCGACGGAGCGCGGGTTCATCGACATCGATGCGGCGCGCATCACGTTGGATAGAGCACGCAAAGCCGGGCATTCCGTCGCAATCGATGATTTCGGAACCGGCTATTCCAGCCTTCAATATCTGCAGGGGCTTCCCCTCGACGCCCTGAAAATCGACAAGTCCTTCGTCGATACGATCGGCAGGAATACGGCGACCAGCACCGTTACGCTCCACATTATCGGGATGGCGCGCGAACTTGGACTGTTCTCCGTCGCCGAAGGTATCGAGACCGAGGAACAGGCAGCCTATCTACGGGAACACGGTGTGGATTTCGGTCAGGGCTGGCTTTTTTCGAGACCCCTCCCCGCCGAGAAATTTATCGTCTTCCAGCGGCACAACAAATCAGCATACGGCGCTGCTCCTGAAGTCATCCAGGCGACGCCTGTCGAAAAAGCGGAAAAGAGCCCCTCACTCTGA
- a CDS encoding ABC transporter ATP-binding protein: MAPVTLRSVKKSYGAFATIHGVDIDIADGEFVVLVGPSGCGKSTLLRMIAGLETVTSGDISISGRVVNEIEPKDRDIAMVFQNYALYPHMSVARNMAFSLEHRGGSKAEITERVNWAADILGLTPLLERFPRQLSGGQRQRVAMGRAIVRNPQVFLFDEPLSNLDAKLRVVMRGEIKGLHQRLGVTTVYVTHDQVEAMTMADKIVVMNAGRVEQCGAPLELYDRPANPFVAGFIGSPAMNFIEGRLTANGFEADGVVLPLPPGPVSGDAIYGIRPEHFELANHGLTATVLLVEPMGSETQVTMMLGRHKVIGIFRERVQAQPGATIQVQPDLASIHLFDARTSQRLN; encoded by the coding sequence ATGGCACCCGTTACCCTTAGATCCGTCAAGAAAAGCTATGGCGCATTCGCCACCATCCATGGTGTCGATATCGATATTGCCGATGGCGAATTCGTTGTCCTCGTCGGCCCTTCGGGCTGTGGCAAATCCACTTTGTTGCGGATGATCGCAGGCCTTGAAACCGTGACCAGCGGCGATATCTCGATCAGCGGCCGTGTCGTCAACGAGATCGAGCCAAAAGACCGCGACATCGCCATGGTCTTTCAAAACTATGCGCTTTATCCGCATATGAGCGTGGCCAGAAACATGGCTTTTTCGCTTGAGCATCGCGGCGGCAGCAAGGCCGAGATCACTGAGCGGGTGAACTGGGCGGCAGACATATTGGGGCTGACGCCACTGCTCGAACGGTTCCCCCGCCAGCTTTCCGGCGGGCAACGGCAACGCGTCGCCATGGGTCGAGCGATCGTCCGCAATCCGCAGGTTTTTCTGTTCGATGAACCGCTCAGTAATCTCGATGCCAAGCTGCGCGTCGTGATGCGTGGTGAAATCAAGGGGTTGCACCAGCGTCTGGGCGTCACCACCGTTTATGTTACGCATGACCAGGTGGAAGCCATGACCATGGCCGACAAGATCGTGGTGATGAATGCCGGACGGGTCGAGCAGTGCGGGGCGCCGCTCGAGCTCTATGACCGGCCGGCCAATCCGTTTGTCGCCGGCTTCATCGGTTCGCCGGCGATGAACTTCATCGAGGGACGACTCACCGCCAATGGCTTCGAGGCTGACGGCGTCGTCCTGCCCCTGCCCCCTGGCCCCGTCTCGGGCGATGCGATATACGGCATCCGCCCGGAACATTTCGAACTGGCCAACCATGGCCTCACCGCGACCGTTTTGCTGGTCGAGCCAATGGGGTCGGAAACGCAGGTGACGATGATGCTCGGCCGTCACAAGGTCATCGGTATTTTCCGCGAGCGTGTACAGGCGCAGCCGGGCGCGACGATCCAGGTTCAGCCCGATCTGGCATCGATCCACCTGTTCGATGCCAGAACCAGTCAACGCCTCAACTAG
- a CDS encoding carbohydrate ABC transporter permease codes for MKTELSPRAQALIYFILCVLLVPFVFPTWWMVTSSVKPVSQIFAFPPDIWPRAFDFSSYSEVFKIQPFALQYWNSAYIAAIVTVGTMAVASMAGYAFARIRFPFANAIFMVVLVGLLIPSEVTLVPLFRMFLKWGMINTHWPLILVPIFGAPAVFATFIMRQFFISLPVELEEAARVDGLGRFKIFWTIALPLARPALAAVAIFTFLGSWNLYLEPIVFLSSPDKFTLPQALTQFTDAYGGPMWNIQLAAATMTAIPVLIVFIVAQKQFVEGLAHTGLKG; via the coding sequence ATGAAAACTGAACTCAGCCCACGCGCGCAGGCGCTGATCTACTTCATACTCTGCGTGCTGCTTGTCCCCTTCGTCTTTCCGACCTGGTGGATGGTAACGTCGTCGGTCAAACCGGTCAGCCAGATATTTGCCTTTCCGCCGGATATCTGGCCACGCGCCTTCGATTTTTCGTCCTATTCCGAGGTCTTCAAAATACAGCCCTTCGCGTTGCAATACTGGAACTCCGCCTATATCGCCGCAATCGTCACCGTCGGCACCATGGCTGTGGCTTCAATGGCGGGATATGCCTTTGCGCGTATCCGGTTTCCCTTCGCCAACGCCATCTTCATGGTGGTGCTGGTGGGATTGCTGATCCCGTCCGAAGTGACGCTGGTTCCTTTGTTCCGGATGTTTCTCAAATGGGGCATGATCAACACACACTGGCCGCTGATCCTGGTGCCGATCTTCGGCGCGCCGGCGGTATTCGCCACCTTCATCATGCGCCAGTTCTTCATCTCCTTACCCGTCGAACTGGAGGAAGCTGCTCGGGTCGATGGGCTCGGCCGGTTCAAGATATTCTGGACCATCGCCCTGCCGCTTGCCCGTCCGGCACTGGCTGCCGTTGCGATCTTCACATTTCTCGGCAGCTGGAACCTCTATCTCGAACCCATCGTCTTCCTCTCCAGCCCCGACAAGTTCACACTGCCCCAGGCACTGACCCAATTTACCGACGCCTATGGCGGGCCGATGTGGAACATCCAGCTTGCCGCCGCAACGATGACCGCCATCCCCGTACTCATCGTCTTCATCGTCGCGCAGAAACAATTCGTCGAAGGCCTCGCCCATACCGGCCTCAAAGGCTAA
- a CDS encoding carbohydrate ABC transporter permease, translating into MALALQTSQTQARRSFWTMARRDAATGYLFIAPQLIGIVVFVLVPLVLVFWYSLHEWNVLAGSFRFTGTANYQKLLSDPAMGEVLAVTAVFSAGLALLNMSLALGLALLLNQKLAFMTLFRTLFFSPVVVSLVAWTIVWSFLLQNNGGINGLLQMIGIEGPNWLRHPTTAMISVIVVQALKNLGLNMILFLAALQGVPRELFEAARVDGVPRFKQFYRITLPMISPTILLASIVTIVGALQVFAQIMILTQGGPGFSTTVLVYYLYQQAFQFYLFGYGSTLSIVLLVIVGALTFIQWHLRRKFVFYEN; encoded by the coding sequence ATGGCGCTTGCCCTCCAAACATCGCAAACACAGGCTCGGCGTAGCTTCTGGACCATGGCGCGCCGTGATGCCGCCACCGGTTATCTGTTCATAGCGCCGCAACTCATCGGTATCGTTGTCTTTGTGCTCGTGCCGCTGGTGCTGGTCTTCTGGTATTCACTGCATGAGTGGAACGTGCTGGCGGGATCGTTCCGGTTCACCGGCACCGCCAACTACCAGAAGCTGCTCAGCGACCCGGCCATGGGCGAAGTGCTGGCCGTGACCGCCGTGTTCTCGGCCGGGCTTGCCCTGCTCAATATGAGCCTGGCGCTGGGACTTGCGTTGCTCCTGAACCAGAAGCTCGCCTTCATGACCCTGTTCCGCACGCTGTTCTTTTCGCCTGTGGTGGTGTCGCTGGTCGCCTGGACAATCGTATGGAGCTTCTTGCTGCAGAACAATGGCGGCATCAACGGCCTCCTGCAAATGATCGGCATCGAAGGTCCCAACTGGTTGCGTCACCCCACGACGGCGATGATCTCGGTCATCGTCGTGCAGGCGCTCAAGAATCTCGGTCTCAACATGATCCTGTTTCTTGCCGCACTACAGGGTGTGCCGCGTGAACTGTTCGAGGCTGCGCGCGTCGATGGTGTGCCGCGCTTCAAGCAGTTCTATCGCATCACCCTGCCGATGATCAGCCCAACGATCCTCTTGGCCTCCATCGTCACCATCGTCGGTGCGTTGCAAGTCTTTGCGCAGATCATGATCCTGACCCAGGGCGGGCCGGGCTTTTCCACGACGGTTCTCGTTTATTACCTCTATCAGCAAGCCTTCCAGTTCTACCTCTTCGGATATGGCTCGACACTCTCCATCGTCCTGCTGGTCATTGTCGGCGCGCTCACCTTCATCCAATGGCACTTGCGCAGAAAGTTCGTATTCTATGAAAACTGA